The following proteins are encoded in a genomic region of Flammeovirga pectinis:
- the menD gene encoding 2-succinyl-5-enolpyruvyl-6-hydroxy-3-cyclohexene-1-carboxylic-acid synthase, giving the protein MGSHRKDLLIQVGNFVEQLYQMGVRQVILSPGSRVAPLTLAFVRHPHIQTRTVSDERSAAFIALGIAQQTKTPVVIACTSGTAALNYAPAVAEAFYQRIPLIVLTADRPTEWIDQWDGQTIRQQNIYGNHIKRSYQMPVDLGHDEAKWFRKRIGAEALQMALDFPQGPVQINWPLREPFYPEIDETFDFSNKNIGAVEILSSEPYLDDETWEETLLPILNNHKKILIVAGQGQYQSSLAESLEGLPFPVVSDIISNYGSVETAVIHQDVFLSPSEIEILQPDVLITFGMSVISKNLKLFLRSNPPKEHWHIQEAGEVADTFQSLTKVIRSTEDAFFDQFSGYELAHSTTYLEEWKEKDDAVKTNKIDFFELLSFSEFEVVNHLLRELPENSVLHLANSMSVRYANFIGLERNDVAVYANRGTSGIDGSTSTAIGHAISNPECVHFLLTGDLAFFYDRNAFWNNYLPSNLKVLLLNNHGGVIFSMIEGPTKQPELSEYFETEQRTSAKFLAEEFNCNHWELNSREEFYYTFDSFIQTSDKLSILEVKTDKVISKNTFKAFKKEGVYKV; this is encoded by the coding sequence ATGGGCAGTCATAGAAAAGATTTATTGATTCAAGTTGGTAATTTTGTAGAACAACTATATCAAATGGGAGTAAGGCAAGTAATTTTGTCTCCGGGATCTAGAGTTGCACCACTTACATTAGCTTTTGTAAGACATCCTCATATTCAAACTAGAACGGTTAGCGATGAGCGATCTGCAGCTTTTATAGCTTTAGGGATTGCACAACAAACTAAAACACCCGTTGTAATTGCTTGTACATCTGGAACTGCAGCACTTAATTATGCACCAGCAGTAGCAGAAGCATTTTATCAGCGTATTCCACTTATTGTACTAACAGCAGATCGTCCAACAGAATGGATAGATCAGTGGGATGGACAAACAATTCGTCAGCAAAATATTTACGGGAACCATATTAAAAGAAGCTACCAGATGCCTGTTGATTTAGGGCATGACGAAGCAAAATGGTTTAGGAAACGAATTGGAGCAGAAGCACTACAAATGGCTTTAGATTTCCCTCAAGGTCCAGTTCAGATCAATTGGCCTTTAAGAGAACCTTTTTATCCCGAAATAGATGAAACATTTGATTTCTCAAATAAGAACATTGGAGCCGTAGAGATTTTATCTTCTGAACCTTATTTAGATGACGAGACATGGGAAGAAACTTTACTTCCAATTCTCAATAATCATAAAAAAATTCTTATTGTAGCAGGGCAGGGACAATACCAAAGTTCTTTAGCAGAAAGCTTAGAAGGATTACCTTTTCCTGTAGTTTCTGATATTATTTCAAACTATGGAAGTGTTGAAACCGCGGTCATTCACCAAGATGTTTTCCTTTCTCCTTCAGAAATAGAGATTCTTCAACCAGATGTATTAATTACTTTTGGAATGTCTGTGATCTCTAAAAATTTAAAATTGTTTTTAAGAAGCAACCCACCAAAAGAACATTGGCATATTCAAGAAGCAGGTGAAGTTGCAGATACATTTCAATCTTTAACTAAAGTAATTCGTTCTACAGAAGATGCATTTTTTGATCAGTTTTCTGGTTATGAATTAGCCCATTCAACAACGTATTTGGAAGAGTGGAAAGAGAAAGACGATGCTGTAAAAACCAATAAGATAGATTTCTTTGAGTTGTTGTCTTTTTCGGAGTTCGAAGTAGTAAATCACTTATTAAGGGAGTTACCTGAAAATAGTGTTCTGCATCTAGCAAACAGCATGTCTGTACGTTATGCTAATTTTATAGGTTTGGAAAGAAATGATGTTGCAGTTTATGCAAACAGAGGTACAAGTGGAATTGATGGAAGTACAAGTACAGCTATAGGCCATGCGATAAGTAACCCAGAATGTGTTCACTTCTTATTGACTGGAGATTTAGCTTTCTTTTACGACAGAAATGCATTTTGGAATAACTACCTACCTTCAAATCTTAAAGTTTTATTACTTAATAACCATGGAGGGGTGATTTTTAGTATGATTGAAGGTCCTACTAAGCAACCTGAATTATCAGAATATTTTGAAACAGAACAAAGAACATCTGCAAAGTTTTTAGCAGAAGAGTTTAATTGCAACCATTGGGAATTAAATTCTAGAGAAGAGTTTTATTATACTTTTGATAGCTTTATTCAAACATCTGATAAACTCAGTATATTAGAGGTGAAAACGGATAAAGTAATTAGTAAAAACACATTTAAGGCCTTTAAAAAGGAAGGTGTATATAAAGTGTAA
- a CDS encoding helix-turn-helix transcriptional regulator: MREIRIKSASFKKVFPELVQQYNGVLERDKIIINTNDEEIIAKGYQINSNLEVTSFEGRLNEPLRLIREKQEKDTFVIVYFLTPFKLTDDIEEASFRIREKKYWSNLKRDEVFFFDAKAKVSFLTIKYDRAFIEKYNINNKPFISQMLNGKDPFIIYENISSATLKLIQEVKDCDFDNEIELLKLDYLTFRLLYNFANKVAYRFKIQALPRSLPEVDVEKIFMVKEYIEKNFEEKISAEDLAEVAQFSYSKLRKLFKEIIGDSILQYTNDYKLQRAHQWLEAGSHNVSDCTYSLGFTSVTHFGKLFKEKYGCLPSTLSKF, translated from the coding sequence ATGAGAGAAATTCGAATTAAGTCAGCATCCTTTAAAAAAGTATTTCCAGAATTAGTACAACAGTACAATGGTGTTCTAGAAAGAGATAAGATAATTATCAACACTAATGATGAGGAAATTATAGCAAAAGGGTATCAAATAAATAGTAATTTAGAAGTGACTTCTTTTGAAGGACGTTTAAACGAACCTCTAAGATTAATAAGAGAAAAACAGGAAAAAGATACATTCGTGATTGTGTATTTTCTTACTCCTTTTAAATTAACTGATGATATTGAGGAGGCATCTTTTAGAATAAGAGAGAAGAAATATTGGTCTAATCTAAAAAGAGATGAAGTTTTTTTTTTTGATGCAAAAGCAAAAGTATCTTTTCTAACCATAAAATATGATAGGGCCTTTATAGAGAAGTATAACATAAATAATAAACCGTTTATTTCTCAAATGCTTAATGGAAAAGATCCTTTTATTATTTATGAGAACATTTCTTCTGCTACCTTAAAATTAATTCAAGAAGTAAAAGACTGTGATTTTGATAATGAAATTGAGCTTTTAAAGCTCGACTATTTAACATTTAGATTACTCTACAATTTTGCCAATAAAGTAGCCTATAGGTTTAAGATTCAGGCTTTACCAAGATCACTACCAGAAGTAGATGTAGAAAAGATCTTTATGGTAAAAGAGTACATTGAAAAAAACTTTGAAGAAAAGATTTCTGCCGAAGATTTAGCAGAAGTTGCCCAATTTAGTTACAGTAAACTGAGAAAGTTATTTAAAGAAATTATTGGCGATTCTATATTACAATACACCAATGATTATAAATTACAAAGAGCACACCAATGGCTAGAAGCAGGATCGCACAATGTTTCTGATTGTACGTATAGTTTAGGTTTTACAAGTGTAACTCATTTTGGTAAGTTATTTAAAGAGAAGTACGGTTGTCTACCAAGTACATTATCTAAGTTTTAA
- a CDS encoding polyprenyl synthetase family protein — MPKKMQDFQVPVKEQMVEFEKKFRFFMKSDVALLDRIMNYIVKSKGKQMRPILVFLTAGATGEIIDQTYRGAALIELLHTATLVHDDVVDDADYRRGFFSIKALWKNKTAVLVGDYLLSRGLLLSVENNDFELLKYVSTAVREMSEGELMQIEKARRLDITEDVYFEIIRQKTATLIAACTAVGAASAGASEDVVKRMHKMGEKIGIAFQIKDDLFDYGTAEIGKPLGIDIKEKKMTLPLIYALNNAKWLKRKEIIFKIKTQNTNQKVVREIIEFVKNSGGLEYATVTMEKYIKEGREILDELPDSEYKTALHQLISYVVDREI; from the coding sequence ATGCCTAAAAAAATGCAAGACTTCCAAGTCCCTGTAAAGGAACAGATGGTCGAATTTGAAAAGAAATTCCGCTTTTTTATGAAGAGTGACGTAGCCCTATTGGATAGGATTATGAACTATATTGTAAAAAGTAAGGGTAAACAAATGCGCCCAATTTTAGTTTTTCTTACTGCAGGGGCTACCGGTGAAATAATCGATCAGACGTATAGAGGTGCAGCATTAATAGAGCTACTTCATACTGCAACTCTCGTTCACGATGATGTTGTAGATGATGCAGATTACCGCAGAGGTTTTTTCTCTATAAAAGCACTTTGGAAAAATAAAACAGCAGTTCTTGTTGGTGATTATTTACTTTCTAGAGGGCTTTTATTATCTGTAGAAAATAACGATTTTGAATTACTCAAATACGTTTCTACTGCAGTAAGAGAAATGAGTGAAGGAGAGTTGATGCAAATTGAAAAAGCACGTAGACTCGATATCACTGAAGATGTGTATTTTGAAATAATCCGTCAGAAAACAGCCACTTTAATTGCAGCTTGTACTGCAGTTGGAGCAGCATCTGCGGGGGCATCAGAAGATGTGGTAAAACGCATGCACAAAATGGGTGAGAAAATTGGTATTGCCTTTCAGATAAAAGATGATTTATTTGATTACGGTACTGCCGAAATTGGAAAGCCTTTAGGAATAGATATCAAAGAAAAGAAAATGACTTTACCTTTAATCTATGCACTTAATAATGCAAAATGGTTAAAAAGGAAAGAGATCATTTTTAAAATAAAAACACAGAACACCAATCAAAAGGTAGTTCGTGAGATTATAGAGTTTGTGAAAAATTCTGGAGGTTTAGAATATGCTACCGTAACAATGGAAAAATACATTAAAGAGGGTAGAGAAATTTTAGACGAATTACCAGATTCTGAATACAAAACAGCATTACATCAGTTGATCTCTTACGTTGTTGACAGAGAGATCTAA
- a CDS encoding DUF2461 domain-containing protein, whose product MVTKELFNFLNQLEKNNNREWFTENKPTFQKHQAEIKDLFQDVQTKLSATDNIEGHKIYRIYRDVRFSKDKLPYKKHFSGYFSRATKQLRGGYYLHIEHNNTVVGGGFYAPNSEDLKRIRQEFEYGDSEMRAIIDSKEFKDTFGELVGDEVKSAPRGFDKNDPAIDLIRKKQFIVMRKFTDKEVLSPHFIEDVVKTFEALRPFFDYMSSILTTDLNGEPIK is encoded by the coding sequence ATGGTTACAAAAGAACTCTTCAATTTCCTGAATCAACTCGAAAAAAATAACAATAGAGAATGGTTTACAGAAAATAAGCCCACTTTTCAAAAGCATCAAGCTGAAATTAAAGATCTATTTCAAGACGTACAGACAAAATTATCTGCAACAGACAATATAGAGGGACATAAAATTTATAGAATATACAGAGATGTTCGTTTCTCTAAAGATAAGCTCCCTTATAAAAAACACTTTTCAGGATACTTTTCTAGAGCTACAAAGCAATTAAGAGGAGGATATTATTTACACATAGAGCATAACAATACCGTTGTTGGTGGGGGTTTTTATGCACCAAATTCTGAAGACCTAAAACGTATTCGTCAAGAATTTGAATATGGTGATTCTGAAATGAGAGCAATAATTGATTCTAAAGAATTTAAAGATACTTTTGGTGAATTAGTTGGTGATGAAGTAAAGTCTGCGCCTAGAGGCTTTGATAAAAATGATCCTGCAATTGATTTAATCAGAAAGAAACAATTTATTGTCATGCGAAAGTTTACAGATAAAGAAGTGTTATCTCCTCATTTTATCGAAGATGTTGTAAAAACTTTTGAGGCATTACGCCCATTCTTCGATTACATGAGTAGCATACTTACTACTGATTTAAACGGTGAACCAATAAAATAA
- the rsmG gene encoding 16S rRNA (guanine(527)-N(7))-methyltransferase RsmG has product MAKIDIIEKYFPNLTAVQKNQFAQLQDLYAEWNEKVNVISRKDIENLYERHVLHSLSIAKVIEFKPGTEILDVGTGGGFPGIPLAILFPKVKFHLVDSIAKKINVVNEIAKTIGLTNIVAEQMRAEKVDGEYDFVVSRAVTRIDVLYRWVRSKVAHQQGHDLKNGIICLKGGDLTEEFSKLKKKNKLIEMSEIFEEEFFETKKVAYVPVTN; this is encoded by the coding sequence ATGGCAAAAATAGATATCATCGAAAAATACTTCCCGAACTTGACAGCAGTGCAAAAAAATCAATTTGCACAGTTACAAGATTTATATGCAGAGTGGAATGAAAAGGTTAACGTAATCTCAAGAAAAGATATTGAGAATTTATATGAACGTCACGTTCTTCACTCTTTAAGTATTGCAAAGGTGATTGAATTTAAACCTGGTACTGAAATTTTAGACGTAGGAACTGGTGGAGGTTTTCCTGGAATTCCTTTAGCAATCTTATTTCCAAAAGTGAAATTTCATCTTGTTGACTCGATAGCAAAAAAGATTAATGTTGTAAACGAAATAGCAAAAACTATTGGTCTTACAAACATTGTGGCAGAACAAATGCGTGCTGAAAAGGTTGATGGAGAGTATGACTTTGTAGTTTCGAGAGCCGTTACTAGAATTGATGTTCTTTATAGATGGGTTCGCTCTAAAGTGGCACATCAGCAAGGGCATGATCTTAAGAATGGTATTATTTGCTTGAAAGGAGGAGATCTTACTGAAGAATTTTCAAAATTGAAAAAGAAGAATAAGCTTATTGAAATGTCTGAAATTTTTGAAGAAGAATTTTTTGAGACAAAGAAAGTAGCTTACGTTCCAGTAACGAACTAG